A single genomic interval of Helianthus annuus cultivar XRQ/B chromosome 13, HanXRQr2.0-SUNRISE, whole genome shotgun sequence harbors:
- the LOC110900295 gene encoding putative disease resistance protein At3g14460 has product MAEAAAAALVKVIFQKLADEAFKKYARSQNIHSELKQLGITLTQIQALLNDASHKETTHESVRLWLNSLQHLAYDIDDVLDDVATEAMHRELTPESEASTSMVRKLLIPTCCTNFSLSHRLTPKLDSINSKLQHLEKQKSDLGLIVKDEKPKGTSRRNETSLLESDVIGREGEREKLINKLLQDEPSKQNFIIVPIVGMGGVGKTTLARILYNDTRVKDHFELMAWVCVSDEFDIFKISQTIYQSVAKEYKQFTDTNQLQIALKEKLDRKRFLIVLDDVWNENYDDWENLVRPFHSGATGSRVIMTTRQQQLLKKIGFNHLDHLDRLSREDALSLLALHALDVDNFDSHATLKPQAEGIVKKCGGLPLALKAIGRLMRAKTEEEKWKDVLNSEIWNLESADEIVPALRLSYHDLSADLKRLFAYCSLFPKDFLFEKEELVLLWVAEGYLNESVANKSPECLGHECFEKLLSRSFFQRAPSGEPFFVMHDLMNDLATFVAGEYFLRFDNQMEMTEEALAKYRHMSFIREKYVAFQKFGAFEKARSLRTLLAVYVGVDQRWKQFYLSSKILVDLLPQLPLLRVLSLRHFNISEVPNSIGTLKRLRYLNLSHTNIKELPENVGNLYNLQTLIVSGCESLTNLPKSFFKLKRLRHFDIRNTPLLNNLPLGIGELKSLQTLTRIIIGGNSGFAISELKGLKDLHGEISIEGLNNVQSSMHAREANLYLKEISKLELKWGDGSGSETLEKEVLNELKPRSDKLKMLEVKCYEGMEFPNWVGDPSFNRLVHVSLRACRKCTSLPPLGRLPSLEILRFEDMLSWEVWSTNGEVMFPRLRELQIKNCPNLIDVSLEALPALRVLSIEGCCESVLRSLVRAASSTTEIEIKSILGLTDEVWRGVIENFGVMETVKIMNCDEIRYLWESDAQASKVLVNLKELEVSECKKLVSLGEKEEDEDNTGSNLLSSLRILEIWSCESMERVCCPNSIESLGIRWCSSVRDVSFPRATTTGGGGQNLKSLIIDIHHCENLKSINQLSNSTHLTSLSIISCENMELFSDLHKLSNLTSLYIQGCESIQTFPNLQLPNLTELEIEGCKNMKAFGDLQLPNLISWRISDCENLESFPDLQLSNLTILKDMFIRNCPMVDAFFPRGLWPPKLVKLTTGGLKKPISEWGNQNFPPSLVHLMLFNEPQVRNFSQLSHLFPSSLTYLEIFEFDKLESVSTGLQHLTSLQHLTIYSCPKVNDLPEKLLPSLLSLTIWRCPKLKERCKGRGSHYWPLISHIPCINIR; this is encoded by the exons AtggctgaagctgctgctgctgcccTCGTCAAAGTCATTTTTCAGAAGCTAGCCGATGAAGCCTTCAAGAAATATGCTCGCTCTCAGAACATTCACTCGGAGCTCAAGCAATTGGGGATCACGTTGACCCAGATCCAAGCTCTGCTGAATGACGCTTCTCACAAGGAAACAACTCATGAATCTGTCAGGCTATGGCTCAATAGTCTCCAACATTTGGCTTACGATATCGATGACGTGCTCGACGATGTGGCTACCGAAGCTATGCATCGTGAGCTGACACCGGAATCAGAAGCAAGCACCAGCATGGTAAGAAAGCTCCTCATCCCAACTTGCTGCACAAACTTCTCACTAAGTCATAGGTTGACTCCCAAGTTAGATAGTATCAACAGCAAGTTACAACATCTAGAAAAACAAAAGTCTGATCTGGGTTTGATTGTGAAAGATGAAAAGCCAAAAGGTACTAGTAGAAGAAACGAAACATCTTTGCTAGAATCTGATGTTATTGGGCGAGAAGGTGAAAGAGAGAAGTTGATCAACAAGTTGTTGCAGGATGAGCCATCTAAACAAAACTTTATTATCGTACCCATCGTTGGTATGGGTGGGGTGGGGAAGACCACACTGGCTAGAATATTGTACAACGATACGCGAGTGAAGGATCACTTTGAACTCATGGCATGGGTTTGCGTATCTGATGAGTTTGATATATTTAAAATAAGTCAAACCATCTATCAATCTGTGGCTAAAGAATACAAACAATTTACAGATACAAATCAGCTTCAAATTGCTCTTAAAGAGAAACTTGACCGCAAACGATTTCTAATAGTGCTCGATGATGTGTGGAATGAAAACTATGACGACTGGGAAAACCTAGTGCGTCCATTTCATTCTGGTGCTACCGGAAGTCGGGTAATTATGACAACTCGCCAGCAGCAACTGCTTAAAAAGATAGGTTTTAATCATCTAGACCATCTCGACCGTCTGTCGCGTGAAGATGCTTTGTCTTTATTAGCTCTACATGCATTGGATGTGGATAACTTTGACTCACACGCAACACTTAAACCACAAGCTGAAGGTATTGTAAAAAAATGTGGTGGTTTGCCTTTAGCTTTAAAGGCAATTGGAAGGTTAATGAGAGCAAAAACCGAAGAAGAAAAATGGAAAGATGTGTTGAACAGTGAGATATGGAATttagaaagtgctgatgaaattGTCCCAGCCCTTAGGCTAAGTTACCATGATCTTTCTGCCGATTTGAAGCGATTGTTTGCTTATTGCTCTTTGTTCCCTAAGGACTTTTTGTTTGAAAAAGAAGAGTTGGTTTTATTATGGGTGGCTGAAGGGTATCTGAACGAATCAGTTGCAAACAAATCACCAGAATGCTTGGGCCATGAATGTTTTGAGAAATTGCTATCGAGGTCCTTTTTCCAACGTGCACCTAGTGGCGAACCCTTTTTTGTGATGCATGATCTCATGAACGACCTGGCCACATTTGTTGCTGGAGAATATTTTTTAAGGTTTGATAATCAGATGGAGATGACGGAGGAAGCTTTAGCCAAGTACCGACATATGTCATTTATTCGTGAGAAGTATGTAGCTTTCCAGAAGTTCGGGGCATTTGAAAAGGCCAGAAGTTTGAGAACATTGTTAGCGGTATATGTTGGGGTAGATCAACGCTGGAAGCAGTTTTACTTATCCAGCAAGATTTTGGTTGACTTGCTTCCTCAGCTACCACTGTTGAGGGTTCTTTCTTTGAGGCATTTTAACATAAGTGAGGTACCAAATTCCATTGGTACTTTGAAGCGCCTGAGGTATCTTAATCTATCTCATACAAATATAAAAGAGTTGCCTGAGAATGTTGGCAATCTTTATAATTTACAAACATTGATAGTTTCTGGATGTGAAAGCCTGACCAATTTGCCTAAAAGCTTCTTTAAACTCAAAAGGCTGAGGCATTTTGACATCAGAAATACTCCACTTTTGAATAACTTGCCCTTGGGGATTGGTGAGTTGAAAAGCCTACAGACTCTCACTAGGATCATCATCGGAGGAAACAGTGGCTTTGCAATATCCGAGCTTAAGGGTTTAAAGGATCTGCACGGGGAAATTTCCATCGAGGGGTTGAACAATGTGCAAAGCTCAATGCATGCACGGGAAGCGAacttatatttaaaagagattaGCAAGTTAGAGTTGAAATGGGGAGATGGTTCCGGAAGTGAAACACTTGAGAAGGAGGTTCTCAATGAGCTAAAGCCCCGTAGTGATAAGTTGAAAATGCTTGAGGTTAAGTGTTACGAGGGAATGGAGTTTCCAAACTGGGTTGGGGATCCGTCTTTTAATAGATTGGTTCATGTGTCGCTACGCGCTTGTAGAAAATGTACATCTCTACCGCCACTTGGGCGACTACCttcacttgaaattctaaggtttGAAGATATGTTGAGTTGGGAGGTATGGTCAACCAATGGCGAGGTAATGTTTCCACGCCTTCGAGAGCTTCAAATTAAAAACTGTCCCAATTTGATTGATGTCTCACTTGAAGCATTACCAGCACTAAGAGTTTTAAGTATAGAAGGATGTTGTGAAAGTGTGCTGAGAAGTCTGGTTCGAGCAGCTTCATCAACCACAGAGATAGAAATCAAATCTATTTTAGGGCTTACGGATGAGGTGTGGAGAGGTGTTATAGAGAATTTTGGGGTGATGGAAACAGTAAAAATCATGAATTGTGATGAAATAAGATACCTGTGGGAATCAGATGCACAAGCAAGTAAAGTTCTTGTAAATTTAAAAGAATTGGAGGTATCTGAATGTAAAAAATTGGTGAGTTTAGGAGAGAAAGAGGAGGATGAGGATAACACTGGGAGCAACCTCCTATCATCTCTTAGGATTTTGGAGATATGGTCATGCGAAAGTATGGAGCGTGTGTGTTGTCCAAATAGCATTGAGAGTTTAGGTATCAGATGGTGTAGTTCAGTTAGAGATGTCTCCTTCCCaagagcaacaacaacaggtgGAGGAGGGCAGAATCTCAAGTCACTTATTATAGATATACATCACTGTGAAAATCTAAAATCAATAAATCAATTGAGTAACTCCACTCACCTCACCTCTTTGTCAATAATTAGTTGTGAAAACATGGAGTTATTTTCTGATCTTCATAAGCTATCAAATCTCACCTCGTTGTATATACAAG GTTGCGAAAGCATACAGACGTTTCCTAACCTCCAGCTTCCAAATCTCACAGAACTGGAGATAGAAGGTTGCAAAAACATGAAGGCATTTGGTGACCTGCAGCTGCCAAATCTAATCAGTTGGAGGATAAGTGATTGTGAAAATCTGGAGTCATTTCCTGACCTTCAGCTATCCAATCTCACCATATTAAAAGATATGTTTATTAGAAATTGTCCAATGGTTGATGCTTTCTTTCCTCGTGGGCTTTGGCCTCCCAAATTGGTTAAGCTTACAACAGGGGGGTTGAAAAAGCCCATCTCAGAATGGGGCAATCAGAATTTCCCACCTTCCCTTGTTCACCTAATGTTATTCAATGAACCCCAAGTGAGGAATTTTAGTCAATTGTCCCACCTTTTCCCTTCTTCTCTTACATATCTGGAAATATTCGAATTTGATAAACTGGAATCAGTTTCAACGGGACTCCAACACCTCACATCCCTTCAACATCTCACCATTTACAGCTGCCCAAAGGTGAACGATCTACCAGAGAAACTGTTACCTTCACTTTTGAGTTTGACAATATGGAGATGCCCAAAATTGAAAGAAAGGTGTAAAGGAAGAGGGTCCCACTACTGGCCACTTATCTCTCACATCCCCTGCATCAACATAAGATAA